A single window of Channa argus isolate prfri chromosome 10, Channa argus male v1.0, whole genome shotgun sequence DNA harbors:
- the tbx22 gene encoding T-box transcription factor TBX22 isoform X2, whose product MQGLSSRAHAFSVEALVGKPCKRMKVSEGHDSSSTGDTGDDTSIFTGLSPMKTAGSTPRRPEDTSCDTGRQTAGSCAEEPNDGREKNKPNEGDCRPDREVRVELQGSELWKRFYEIGTEMIITKAGRRMFPSVRVKVRSLDPCQQYYIAMDVMPVDSKRYRYVYHSSQWMVAGNTDHSCISPRLYVHPDSPCAGETWMRQVISFDRVKLTNNEMDDKGHIILQSMHKYKPRVHIFRHDPRMDLSQIQSLPAEGVHTFSFPETEFTTVTAYQNQQITKLKIDRNPFAKGFRDPGRNRGVLDGLLESYPWRGPLNLDFKPFSIQLQGSSGSSTSSVKSIVPLSSSSSLHPFSVSALSCQDAALHTLALPFYGKTSATTSPLPGRAFSSLGADRLRGLPPLSPLTDLPLLSALQGKKPPHCRDPCLHGSSSSSPRLIPFHSPLSAQGPSLLPHLSDTVGPYCLYRYSFPLSPQFTAISQHAKLAEDTTDCLLRQSPWLPTTNHCL is encoded by the exons ATGCAGGGTCTGAGCTCCCGGGCTCACGCGTTTTCGGTGGAGGCGCTGGTTGGGAAACCCTGCAAGAGGATGAAAGTGTCAGAAGGACACGACTCGAGTTCAACTGGAGACACCGGCGACGATACGAGCATCTTCACTG GCTTGAGCCCGATGAAGACAGCAGGTTCAACTCCCAGGAGGCCAGAGGACACATCCTGCGACACTGGGAGGCAGACTGCTGGCTCGTGCGCTGAGGAGCCTAACGACGGCCGAGAGAAAAACAAGCCGAATGAGGGCGACTGCCGCCCGGACAGAGAGGTCCGGGTAGAGCTGCAGGGCTCCGAGCTGTGGAAGCGATTCTACGAGATCGGCACCGAGATGATTATTACTAAAGCTGGCAG GAGAATGTTTCCCTCCGTGCGAGTCAAGGTGCGCAGTCTGGACCCGTGCCAGCAGTATTACATCGCCATGGACGTCATGCCGGTGGACTCCAAACGCTACAG GTACGTGTACCACAGTTCGCAGTGGATGGTAGCTGGAAACACGGACCACTCCTGCATCTCTCCCCGACTTTACGTGCACCCCGACTCGCCGTGCGCAGGAGAGACGTGGATGCGTCAGGTTATCAGCTTTGACCGGGTCAAACTCACCAACAATGAGATGGACGATAAGGGACAT ATTATTCTTCAGTCGATGCACAAATACAAACCACGTGTGCACATCTTCAGACACGACCCACGGATGGATTTGTCTCAGATCCAGTCGCTGCCTGCTGAAGGAGTCCACACTTTCTCCTTCCCTGAAACCGAGTTCACTACAGTCACAGCCTACCAGAATCAACAG ATCACAAAACTGAAGATCGACAGAAACCCCTTCGCCAAGGGCTTCAGAGATCCAGGGAGGAATAG GGGGGTATTGGATGGCTTGTTGGAGTCCTATCCCTGGAGAGGCCCTCTTAACTTGGACTTCAAGCCATTCAGCATACAGCTCCAAG GGAGTTCGGGGTCGTCGACAAGCAGTGTGAAGAGCATCGTCCCTCTGTCTTCATCGTCCTCCCTTCaccctttctctgtctctgcactCTCCTGCCAGGATGCCGCTCTGCACACCCTCGCTCTCCCCTTCTATGGCAAAACCTCAGCCACCACATCCCCCCTGCCCGGTCGAGCTTTCTCCTCTTTGGGAGCAGACAGACTGAGAGGCCTGCCTCCGCTGTCCCCCTTAACAGACCTACCGCTCCTCTCTGCACTGCAGGGGAAGAAACCTCCCCACTGTAGAGACCCATGTCTTCATGGATCTTCTAGTAGCTCCCCACGCCTCATCCCCTTCCACAGCCCCCTCAGTGCTCAAGGGCCTTCTCTCCTCCCTCAtttgtctgacactgtgggTCCCTACTGTCTTTACCGCTACAGCTTCCCCCTGAGCCCCCAGTTCACAGCTATTTCCCAGCACGCCAAACTAGCCGAAGACACCACAGACTGTCTGCTGCGCCAGTCTCCGTGGCTCCCAACCACCAACCACTGCCTCTGA
- the tbx22 gene encoding T-box transcription factor TBX22 isoform X1, which yields MQGLSSRAHAFSVEALVGKPCKRMKVSEGHDSSSTGDTGDDTSIFTGLSPMKTAGSTPRRPEDTSCDTGRQTAGSCAEEPNDGREKNKPNEGDCRPDREVRVELQGSELWKRFYEIGTEMIITKAGRRMFPSVRVKVRSLDPCQQYYIAMDVMPVDSKRYRYVYHSSQWMVAGNTDHSCISPRLYVHPDSPCAGETWMRQVISFDRVKLTNNEMDDKGHIILQSMHKYKPRVHIFRHDPRMDLSQIQSLPAEGVHTFSFPETEFTTVTAYQNQQITKLKIDRNPFAKGFRDPGRNRGVLDGLLESYPWRGPLNLDFKPFSIQLQAGSSGSSTSSVKSIVPLSSSSSLHPFSVSALSCQDAALHTLALPFYGKTSATTSPLPGRAFSSLGADRLRGLPPLSPLTDLPLLSALQGKKPPHCRDPCLHGSSSSSPRLIPFHSPLSAQGPSLLPHLSDTVGPYCLYRYSFPLSPQFTAISQHAKLAEDTTDCLLRQSPWLPTTNHCL from the exons ATGCAGGGTCTGAGCTCCCGGGCTCACGCGTTTTCGGTGGAGGCGCTGGTTGGGAAACCCTGCAAGAGGATGAAAGTGTCAGAAGGACACGACTCGAGTTCAACTGGAGACACCGGCGACGATACGAGCATCTTCACTG GCTTGAGCCCGATGAAGACAGCAGGTTCAACTCCCAGGAGGCCAGAGGACACATCCTGCGACACTGGGAGGCAGACTGCTGGCTCGTGCGCTGAGGAGCCTAACGACGGCCGAGAGAAAAACAAGCCGAATGAGGGCGACTGCCGCCCGGACAGAGAGGTCCGGGTAGAGCTGCAGGGCTCCGAGCTGTGGAAGCGATTCTACGAGATCGGCACCGAGATGATTATTACTAAAGCTGGCAG GAGAATGTTTCCCTCCGTGCGAGTCAAGGTGCGCAGTCTGGACCCGTGCCAGCAGTATTACATCGCCATGGACGTCATGCCGGTGGACTCCAAACGCTACAG GTACGTGTACCACAGTTCGCAGTGGATGGTAGCTGGAAACACGGACCACTCCTGCATCTCTCCCCGACTTTACGTGCACCCCGACTCGCCGTGCGCAGGAGAGACGTGGATGCGTCAGGTTATCAGCTTTGACCGGGTCAAACTCACCAACAATGAGATGGACGATAAGGGACAT ATTATTCTTCAGTCGATGCACAAATACAAACCACGTGTGCACATCTTCAGACACGACCCACGGATGGATTTGTCTCAGATCCAGTCGCTGCCTGCTGAAGGAGTCCACACTTTCTCCTTCCCTGAAACCGAGTTCACTACAGTCACAGCCTACCAGAATCAACAG ATCACAAAACTGAAGATCGACAGAAACCCCTTCGCCAAGGGCTTCAGAGATCCAGGGAGGAATAG GGGGGTATTGGATGGCTTGTTGGAGTCCTATCCCTGGAGAGGCCCTCTTAACTTGGACTTCAAGCCATTCAGCATACAGCTCCAAG CAGGGAGTTCGGGGTCGTCGACAAGCAGTGTGAAGAGCATCGTCCCTCTGTCTTCATCGTCCTCCCTTCaccctttctctgtctctgcactCTCCTGCCAGGATGCCGCTCTGCACACCCTCGCTCTCCCCTTCTATGGCAAAACCTCAGCCACCACATCCCCCCTGCCCGGTCGAGCTTTCTCCTCTTTGGGAGCAGACAGACTGAGAGGCCTGCCTCCGCTGTCCCCCTTAACAGACCTACCGCTCCTCTCTGCACTGCAGGGGAAGAAACCTCCCCACTGTAGAGACCCATGTCTTCATGGATCTTCTAGTAGCTCCCCACGCCTCATCCCCTTCCACAGCCCCCTCAGTGCTCAAGGGCCTTCTCTCCTCCCTCAtttgtctgacactgtgggTCCCTACTGTCTTTACCGCTACAGCTTCCCCCTGAGCCCCCAGTTCACAGCTATTTCCCAGCACGCCAAACTAGCCGAAGACACCACAGACTGTCTGCTGCGCCAGTCTCCGTGGCTCCCAACCACCAACCACTGCCTCTGA